The proteins below are encoded in one region of Metabacillus dongyingensis:
- a CDS encoding DMT family transporter, with product MNKSTFYPYLALAIGVAAVSTSAIFVKLTSAPAPVIAFYRLFFSTLIVLPLFLAKSLPHIKTLTKKDWSYSILAGVLLAFHFILWFESLNYTSVASSVVLVTLQPLFAFIGTYFFFKERVSARAILSAVLAIAGSVVISWGDFRISGLALFGDFLALAACAMVTAYLLFGQGVRKRHTLTLYTFIVYAVSSVTLFLYCVLLSYPLTGFQKQDWLYFLLLAIVPTLLGHSLFNWSLKWISTNVISVAILFEPVGSIILAYYFLEETVILTQLIGGGIIIIGVMLFLFEKKDVAEISSEQAL from the coding sequence ATGAATAAATCAACATTTTATCCTTATCTGGCACTCGCAATTGGAGTTGCGGCGGTTTCAACATCTGCTATTTTTGTAAAGCTGACCTCTGCACCTGCTCCAGTTATCGCGTTTTATCGCCTGTTTTTCTCAACACTCATCGTTCTGCCGCTGTTTTTGGCAAAATCGCTGCCTCATATTAAAACGTTAACGAAGAAAGACTGGAGCTATTCAATTTTGGCAGGTGTACTGCTTGCTTTTCATTTTATTCTCTGGTTTGAATCGCTGAACTACACTTCTGTAGCAAGTTCAGTTGTGCTGGTGACTCTTCAGCCGCTGTTTGCGTTTATTGGCACCTATTTCTTCTTTAAAGAGAGGGTGTCAGCGAGGGCTATACTTAGTGCCGTGCTTGCAATTGCAGGCAGTGTTGTGATCAGCTGGGGAGATTTCCGGATCAGCGGGCTTGCGCTGTTTGGAGACTTTCTTGCGCTTGCAGCCTGTGCGATGGTAACGGCTTACCTGCTGTTTGGCCAAGGTGTGAGAAAGCGCCATACGCTGACGCTATACACGTTTATCGTTTATGCGGTCAGCTCAGTGACATTATTCCTTTACTGTGTGCTGTTAAGCTATCCTCTGACAGGTTTTCAGAAACAGGATTGGCTGTACTTTTTGCTGCTTGCAATTGTCCCGACATTGCTTGGGCATTCGCTATTTAACTGGTCGCTGAAATGGATTTCGACAAATGTCATTTCTGTTGCCATTCTGTTTGAGCCGGTTGGATCGATTATTCTTGCGTATTACTTCCTTGAAGAGACGGTTATTCTTACGCAATTAATTGGCGGAGGAATCATTATCATTGGCGTCATGCTGTTTCTTTTTGAAAAGAAAGACGTGGCTGAGATTTCAAGTGAACAAGCGCTGTAA
- a CDS encoding AMP-binding protein, with product MLFVQGGPMQSLKNKTIGQLLKETVSKYGSQDAIVYSKENIRYTYDEFYSETTKLAKALMGLGVKKGENIAIWATNVPEWLLLQFASARIGAILVTVNTSYQSSELEYLLKQSDSTTLFLIDGFKGTSYVDIVRSITNSASAEKYKQIEALPHLKNLIYIGNQKAPHEMYSWNELLDHGSKVTDEELAERESLLTPEGVINMQYTSGTTGFPKGVMLTHHNIVNNGFLVASSMNLTNQDRLCIPVPFFHCFGCVLGVLACVSVGAAMVPIVEFNPDLVLQTVEKEKCTGLHGVPTMFIAELNSPNFKNYDLSTLRTGIMAGSTCPIEVMKKVINEMGMSEVTIAYGQTESSPVITQTTVTDSIERKVETVGKSHPHVEVKIIDPLTGKEAAPGVQGELCTRGYLVMKGYYKMPEATEEAIDKEGWLHTGDLATMDEHGYIVITGRLKDMIIRGGENVYPREIEEFLYRHEDIMDVQVIGVPDEKYGEKVAACIVPKEGATLTAEDIKAFCKGQLSHYKIPEYYYFVKDYPMTASGKIQKYKLREQVKNHLTQELSGRS from the coding sequence ATTCTTTTTGTCCAGGGAGGTCCCATGCAATCACTAAAAAATAAAACCATCGGCCAATTATTGAAGGAAACTGTGTCAAAATACGGAAGCCAGGATGCCATTGTCTATTCAAAGGAAAACATCCGCTATACGTATGATGAATTTTACAGCGAAACAACGAAGCTTGCAAAAGCCTTAATGGGTCTTGGCGTAAAAAAGGGTGAAAACATTGCCATTTGGGCAACCAACGTCCCTGAGTGGCTCCTGCTGCAGTTCGCATCTGCACGCATTGGCGCCATACTTGTTACCGTCAACACAAGCTACCAAAGCAGCGAGCTCGAATACCTGCTGAAGCAGTCTGACTCCACCACTCTGTTCTTAATTGACGGCTTTAAAGGAACATCTTATGTCGACATTGTCCGCTCCATCACGAATTCAGCTTCTGCAGAGAAATACAAACAAATTGAAGCACTGCCGCACTTAAAAAACCTCATTTACATAGGAAATCAAAAAGCACCCCATGAGATGTACAGCTGGAATGAGCTTCTCGATCATGGATCTAAAGTTACTGATGAAGAGCTTGCCGAACGAGAGAGCCTATTAACTCCTGAGGGCGTCATCAATATGCAATACACCTCAGGCACAACCGGCTTCCCTAAAGGTGTCATGCTCACTCATCACAATATTGTCAACAACGGCTTCCTTGTCGCAAGCTCAATGAATTTAACGAATCAGGACCGTTTATGCATCCCGGTCCCATTCTTCCACTGCTTCGGCTGCGTTCTTGGCGTTCTGGCATGTGTATCTGTCGGAGCAGCCATGGTGCCAATCGTGGAGTTTAATCCCGATCTTGTCCTTCAGACCGTTGAAAAAGAAAAATGCACAGGACTTCACGGAGTGCCAACGATGTTTATCGCTGAGCTGAACTCTCCTAACTTTAAAAACTATGACCTCTCAACCTTGAGAACAGGGATTATGGCGGGCTCAACCTGTCCAATTGAAGTCATGAAAAAAGTCATCAATGAAATGGGCATGTCAGAAGTAACGATTGCTTACGGCCAAACAGAGTCCTCACCTGTTATTACACAGACAACAGTGACAGACTCCATTGAACGCAAAGTTGAAACAGTCGGCAAATCCCATCCTCATGTAGAAGTGAAAATCATTGACCCGCTTACAGGCAAGGAAGCAGCACCTGGAGTTCAGGGAGAGCTTTGCACAAGGGGCTACCTCGTCATGAAAGGCTACTACAAAATGCCTGAAGCAACAGAAGAAGCGATTGATAAAGAAGGCTGGCTTCATACCGGTGATCTGGCTACAATGGATGAACACGGCTATATCGTCATTACCGGACGACTGAAGGACATGATCATCCGCGGCGGAGAAAATGTCTACCCTCGTGAAATTGAAGAATTCCTTTATCGTCATGAAGATATCATGGATGTTCAGGTAATTGGCGTTCCTGATGAAAAATACGGAGAAAAAGTAGCTGCATGCATCGTTCCAAAAGAAGGAGCCACCCTGACGGCAGAAGACATAAAAGCATTCTGCAAAGGACAGCTTTCCCATTATAAAATTCCTGAATACTATTATTTCGTCAAAGACTACCCGATGACCGCTTCAGGAAAAATCCAAAAATACAAGCTCAGAGAGCAAGTAAAAAACCATCTAACACAGGAACTGTCAGGAAGAAGCTGA
- a CDS encoding DinB family protein codes for MLEHSQAVRAELLIEVKNMTDEQFNQKPSQDVWSPGQILQHLYLMERVITGGMKQVLMSGEKKEISEKPLELVIDRSRKVHAPENLKPAEGSYVKEELLSKLEESRRELINFAETAPVQALKEKAMKHPYLGELSLKQWVEFIGYHEKRHLLQLAEVKSEAIKK; via the coding sequence ATGCTGGAACATTCACAGGCAGTACGCGCTGAATTACTGATCGAAGTCAAAAACATGACAGATGAACAGTTCAACCAAAAACCATCACAGGACGTTTGGAGCCCAGGCCAAATCCTTCAACATCTTTACTTAATGGAGCGTGTCATCACAGGAGGCATGAAACAGGTTCTCATGTCGGGCGAAAAGAAAGAAATAAGCGAAAAACCGCTGGAATTGGTCATCGACCGTTCCCGCAAAGTCCATGCACCCGAAAACCTCAAACCTGCCGAAGGATCATACGTAAAAGAAGAACTTTTATCAAAACTTGAAGAATCACGCCGAGAGCTGATTAACTTTGCAGAAACGGCACCCGTCCAAGCCCTGAAAGAAAAAGCAATGAAGCACCCTTACCTTGGCGAGCTTTCCTTAAAGCAATGGGTTGAGTTTATTGGGTATCATGAAAAAAGGCATTTGCTGCAATTAGCAGAAGTGAAAAGTGAGGCTATTAAGAAGTAA
- a CDS encoding spore coat protein, translating to MARNRVIFQNCNGNGVGGERENENNQLEGIEVSQRARNSARISQRSSERIKIVDSTDVNVLTIDVQAAVALQAAIQAAITLIVRLSFADDSEQADRFTQELFQFARIEQENEQEIIIQDSHNVNVGALDLDVVVTIQVLIQVLAALAISLDIL from the coding sequence TTGGCTAGAAACAGAGTGATTTTTCAAAATTGTAATGGAAATGGCGTTGGCGGTGAAAGAGAAAATGAAAACAATCAACTTGAAGGAATAGAAGTTTCTCAAAGAGCTCGAAACAGTGCTCGTATTTCTCAAAGATCTTCAGAAAGAATTAAGATTGTAGATTCTACTGATGTGAACGTATTAACGATTGATGTGCAGGCTGCAGTTGCACTTCAAGCAGCAATTCAAGCAGCAATTACCCTAATTGTCAGACTTTCATTTGCTGATGATAGTGAGCAAGCTGATAGATTTACTCAAGAGTTGTTCCAGTTTGCAAGAATTGAACAAGAAAATGAGCAAGAAATTATCATCCAGGATTCTCATAATGTTAACGTAGGCGCATTAGATTTAGATGTTGTTGTTACAATTCAAGTTTTAATTCAAGTATTAGCAGCTTTAGCAATCAGCTTGGATATCCTTTAA
- a CDS encoding LAGLIDADG family homing endonuclease: MDRNTTNLFVQMLLEKYGINSKLRAIPEEKKKPLKQMVTQLNDQVEEFLKNVMTQKGGK; encoded by the coding sequence ATGGACAGGAATACAACAAACCTATTTGTTCAAATGCTATTAGAAAAATACGGTATTAATTCAAAGCTCAGAGCCATTCCAGAGGAGAAGAAGAAGCCTCTAAAACAAATGGTTACTCAATTAAATGATCAAGTAGAAGAATTTCTTAAGAATGTAATGACTCAGAAAGGGGGGAAATAA
- a CDS encoding SDR family oxidoreductase → MVMLSYFDLKNKTAIVTGGGKGLGSQIAIALAEAGANIVLCSRDIKACESMCDELQKTGTKTLALKCDVTNHQDIKNVLSETMKVFGTVDILVNNSGTSWISPSLELPEDKWDKVMNVNLKGVFLFSQEAGKVMVKQGGGKIINIASVTGFGGTAPELLDTIAYNTSKGAVMTFTKDLAVKLARSNIQVNAIAPGFFPTKMTQEILKGSQSILGKVPAKRFGNDSDLKGAAIFLASNASNYVTGHILVVDGGITAQV, encoded by the coding sequence ATAGTTATGCTTTCCTATTTCGATTTAAAAAACAAAACCGCTATTGTTACTGGAGGAGGTAAAGGTCTTGGATCCCAGATTGCAATAGCTCTTGCTGAAGCTGGCGCTAATATTGTCTTATGCTCACGTGACATAAAAGCATGTGAATCGATGTGTGATGAGCTACAGAAAACAGGTACAAAAACACTTGCCCTTAAATGTGACGTTACTAACCACCAGGACATAAAAAATGTATTATCTGAAACAATGAAGGTATTCGGAACAGTAGATATTTTAGTAAATAACAGTGGTACATCTTGGATATCTCCATCACTTGAACTGCCTGAAGACAAATGGGACAAAGTAATGAATGTAAATTTAAAAGGAGTATTTTTATTTAGTCAGGAAGCAGGAAAAGTCATGGTGAAGCAAGGAGGAGGAAAAATTATTAACATCGCATCTGTCACAGGTTTTGGAGGGACTGCTCCAGAGCTTCTCGACACAATTGCCTATAACACAAGTAAAGGGGCCGTTATGACATTTACGAAAGATTTAGCCGTTAAATTAGCACGCAGCAATATCCAAGTAAATGCAATTGCACCAGGGTTCTTCCCGACTAAGATGACTCAAGAAATTCTGAAAGGAAGTCAGAGTATATTGGGAAAAGTACCTGCAAAACGTTTTGGAAATGATTCAGACCTAAAAGGAGCGGCTATTTTCTTAGCATCTAATGCTTCCAATTATGTGACTGGTCATATTCTAGTTGTCGATGGTGGAATAACCGCACAAGTTTAG
- a CDS encoding alpha/beta fold hydrolase, protein MKNKNQILGINNIFSSIDTKNSNLSRYSIWKRNKATLWYYPSPEKKYITPIFLIYSLVNRPDILDLHPGLSVIESFILNGFDVYLIDFGTPGYEDKDITLDDYIEKYIQKGVQRALLHSNAKEITVIGYCLGGTLAAIYTAIAKEPVKNLILYVTPLDFSTVPSFDTWAKALREDAVNFDEIITVFGILPPAFVKVGMRLLTSPVYITPYLSLISRANDEAYVRKWLSFNRWMKSYLPLVGATVRNLMNDLVKDNKLVKGKLLINGKKANLKNITCNLLVISSEEDRLVSKEQTYSIIELASSKDKTYALSKNGHAGFTVKKGHLPEYIDQWLPPRS, encoded by the coding sequence ATGAAAAATAAAAATCAAATATTAGGTATTAATAACATATTCTCTTCTATTGATACCAAAAATTCTAATTTGTCTAGATACTCTATATGGAAAAGGAATAAAGCTACTTTATGGTATTATCCATCTCCAGAAAAGAAATATATTACTCCTATTTTTCTTATATATTCTCTGGTTAACCGACCTGATATCTTGGACCTTCACCCTGGTCTCAGTGTGATCGAATCATTTATATTAAATGGATTTGACGTGTACTTGATTGATTTTGGAACACCTGGGTATGAAGATAAGGATATAACTTTGGATGATTATATTGAAAAGTACATTCAAAAAGGTGTTCAGAGAGCATTGTTACACTCTAATGCTAAAGAAATTACTGTAATAGGTTACTGCCTGGGAGGAACATTAGCTGCAATTTATACAGCAATTGCTAAAGAACCTGTAAAGAACTTAATTTTATACGTAACACCTCTAGATTTTAGCACAGTTCCATCCTTTGATACCTGGGCTAAAGCATTAAGAGAAGACGCTGTGAATTTTGATGAAATTATTACTGTTTTCGGAATCCTGCCGCCTGCATTTGTAAAAGTAGGAATGCGCCTTCTTACCTCACCTGTCTACATTACTCCTTACCTCTCCCTTATCAGCCGTGCAAATGATGAAGCTTATGTACGAAAGTGGCTGAGCTTTAACAGATGGATGAAAAGTTATCTTCCTCTTGTAGGAGCTACAGTTAGAAATCTTATGAATGACTTAGTGAAAGATAATAAACTTGTTAAAGGAAAACTTTTAATAAATGGCAAGAAAGCTAATCTAAAGAATATCACGTGTAATTTACTGGTTATATCTTCAGAGGAAGATCGGCTAGTATCAAAAGAGCAGACATATTCAATTATTGAACTTGCTTCCAGTAAGGATAAAACGTACGCACTAAGCAAAAATGGTCATGCCGGCTTTACAGTGAAAAAGGGACATTTACCTGAGTATATAGATCAATGGCTTCCCCCAAGATCTTAA
- a CDS encoding energy-coupling factor transporter transmembrane component T family protein produces the protein MKANHSFLATLNPSCKLLSHFLIMFILMTISHPKVTLLIWFFAVLLGIFLGGWRISFLMKRLFPYLGFFILVFWMMAAFGEGQETIWKWAWFHITQESMNHGLTLALRMLGFVTYGLLFTSTTDLTLFIMSLIHQCKLSPKWAYGLLAGFRFIPLFQSELNQMKTAHKVRGYKQKNSWKAFMRYSLPLFTQGIRKSERIAIAMEARGFTGTRHRTYYQTTKIAAKDLVYLFSLLIVVLGILIFIE, from the coding sequence ATGAAGGCTAACCATTCATTTCTCGCTACTCTAAATCCTTCATGCAAATTACTTTCCCATTTTTTAATTATGTTTATATTGATGACAATTTCACATCCAAAAGTGACTTTATTGATATGGTTTTTTGCGGTATTACTCGGGATATTTTTAGGCGGATGGCGAATTTCATTCCTTATGAAAAGGCTTTTTCCTTATTTAGGATTTTTTATTCTTGTATTTTGGATGATGGCGGCATTTGGTGAAGGGCAAGAAACAATTTGGAAATGGGCCTGGTTTCATATTACCCAAGAGAGTATGAATCATGGCTTAACTTTAGCATTACGTATGTTAGGGTTTGTAACGTATGGATTATTATTCACCTCTACAACAGACTTAACTTTGTTCATTATGAGTTTGATTCATCAATGTAAACTTTCACCTAAATGGGCGTATGGGCTATTAGCAGGGTTCCGCTTTATCCCATTATTCCAATCTGAACTAAACCAAATGAAGACTGCTCATAAAGTAAGAGGCTATAAGCAAAAAAATAGTTGGAAAGCTTTTATGAGGTACTCTTTACCGCTGTTTACTCAAGGAATACGAAAATCAGAACGAATTGCTATAGCAATGGAAGCACGTGGATTTACGGGTACAAGACACCGAACGTATTATCAAACAACTAAAATAGCAGCAAAAGACTTGGTCTATTTATTTTCTTTGTTAATAGTTGTACTGGGAATTCTTATTTTTATTGAATAA
- a CDS encoding ABC transporter ATP-binding protein encodes MEMFLGCKDLSIRFYNRSEKILSNITLSINKGEKVLILGPSGSGKSTLISALAGIIPEHIEAEVSGEVFLRKDAGVMFQDPDSQFCMLHVGEEIAFSLENRSIPRNDMDKMISDLMDKAGLKIDKKTPIETLSGGMKQRLALACLLALEPEVLFFDEPTAQLDPAGRNEIFDLLNQISQKTNQTMVFVEHVLDGCIEWMDRVVIINESGSIIGDGKPKEILLNFNNQMKEAGIWRPKLFPEKWMEVVHNNSHPLSIKLSNMIETKSISKTKEYKKEDIFISIENVEIGYRKKAIVRDINIKIHKGEWISIVGENGSGKSTFLKSLIRLEPIKKGEIHFQDTELKKWSDRELYEKAGFVFQNPELQFITDTVFDEIAFGGRQRNWPEELIHTKTNQLLQEFGLESYHNAHPFTLSLGQKRRLSVATMLLFDQNLLLLDEPTFGQDEKTARELIKRLKERQEQGTTIVMVTHDMDLVDDFSDKVILFNKGRVTYQGTPYRLFSDQNLLCKSALIPPLHYQLMHARKESIFYEG; translated from the coding sequence ATGGAAATGTTTCTGGGATGTAAGGATCTATCTATTCGCTTTTATAATCGTTCTGAAAAAATACTCAGCAATATCACATTATCAATAAATAAAGGTGAGAAAGTATTAATACTAGGGCCTAGCGGGAGTGGGAAATCTACTTTGATTTCCGCTCTTGCAGGTATTATCCCTGAGCATATTGAGGCAGAAGTGAGTGGTGAAGTATTCCTCAGGAAAGATGCCGGCGTTATGTTTCAAGATCCTGATTCTCAATTTTGTATGCTTCATGTGGGTGAGGAGATTGCTTTTAGTCTCGAAAACCGATCTATTCCGCGAAACGATATGGACAAAATGATTTCTGACTTGATGGATAAAGCAGGGCTAAAGATAGATAAGAAAACACCAATTGAAACATTATCCGGTGGTATGAAACAAAGGTTGGCATTAGCTTGTTTATTAGCATTAGAACCAGAAGTCTTGTTCTTTGATGAACCAACAGCCCAATTAGACCCTGCTGGCAGGAACGAGATATTTGATTTATTGAATCAAATTTCGCAAAAGACAAACCAAACGATGGTTTTTGTAGAACATGTATTAGACGGCTGCATCGAATGGATGGATAGGGTCGTGATCATAAATGAAAGCGGGAGTATTATCGGGGATGGGAAGCCGAAAGAGATTCTGCTGAATTTTAATAATCAAATGAAAGAAGCTGGTATTTGGAGGCCGAAATTATTTCCGGAAAAATGGATGGAAGTTGTTCATAATAACTCACACCCGTTATCTATCAAACTTTCAAATATGATAGAAACGAAGTCAATTTCAAAAACCAAAGAATACAAAAAAGAGGATATTTTTATCAGCATCGAAAATGTTGAAATTGGTTATAGGAAGAAGGCAATAGTGAGAGACATTAATATAAAAATCCATAAAGGGGAATGGATTTCGATTGTAGGTGAAAATGGAAGCGGGAAAAGCACCTTCTTAAAAAGTCTTATTCGCTTGGAGCCAATTAAAAAAGGGGAAATTCACTTTCAAGATACTGAACTGAAAAAATGGTCAGATCGAGAATTATATGAAAAAGCGGGCTTTGTTTTTCAAAATCCAGAACTTCAATTTATAACGGATACGGTATTTGATGAAATTGCCTTTGGCGGCCGACAAAGAAATTGGCCTGAAGAGCTGATTCATACAAAAACGAACCAATTACTACAGGAGTTTGGATTGGAATCTTATCACAATGCTCACCCTTTTACATTGAGTTTAGGACAAAAACGGCGGTTAAGTGTAGCGACTATGTTGTTGTTTGATCAAAATTTATTATTACTTGATGAACCAACTTTCGGTCAGGATGAAAAGACAGCCAGAGAGCTTATTAAACGCCTGAAAGAGAGACAGGAACAGGGAACAACCATTGTAATGGTGACTCACGATATGGATTTAGTTGATGATTTTTCAGATAAAGTAATTCTCTTCAACAAAGGGAGAGTGACCTATCAAGGGACACCATATCGGTTGTTTTCTGATCAAAATCTTCTATGTAAAAGTGCGTTAATTCCGCCGCTCCATTACCAATTGATGCATGCACGAAAGGAGAGTATTTTTTATGAAGGCTAA
- a CDS encoding ECF transporter S component: MSWKMKEVVLAVILAVACGVIYLGWSTLWIPISAIVGPVGAGFMFGIWVIASPIVAYIIRKPGAALIAEVAAAAVELLTGSHFGLSALLIGVFQGIGSEIAFAIFRYKRYNLFTLMLSGALAAVGSMIYNLIANGFGYYTTEVFFVTLVIHVISGMILGGWLAKAVVDSLAKTGVLEQYEIMKEKRKREHLNGNVSGM, encoded by the coding sequence ATGAGCTGGAAGATGAAAGAAGTAGTTCTTGCTGTCATTCTAGCGGTGGCTTGTGGAGTTATTTATTTAGGATGGTCTACTCTTTGGATTCCGATTTCCGCTATTGTGGGGCCGGTGGGCGCAGGATTTATGTTTGGGATTTGGGTGATTGCCAGTCCAATAGTAGCGTATATTATCCGAAAACCGGGTGCGGCGCTTATTGCAGAGGTTGCAGCGGCAGCAGTAGAGTTATTAACAGGAAGTCATTTTGGTCTATCGGCCCTTTTAATTGGCGTCTTTCAAGGTATTGGTTCAGAAATCGCATTCGCGATATTCAGATATAAACGCTACAACCTGTTTACATTAATGCTGTCTGGGGCTCTTGCAGCGGTTGGAAGCATGATCTATAACTTAATCGCCAACGGTTTTGGATATTACACGACAGAAGTATTTTTTGTTACGTTAGTAATTCATGTGATAAGCGGAATGATTCTCGGTGGCTGGTTAGCGAAAGCAGTCGTGGACTCACTGGCAAAAACAGGTGTTTTAGAACAATATGAAATTATGAAGGAAAAAAGGAAAAGGGAACACTTAAATGGAAATGTTTCTGGGATGTAA
- the tenA gene encoding thiaminase II has product MSFSAELRKEANPIFHAIFEHPFVQGIANGELKKEQLIHYVKQDFEYLSSFIRIYGIAVSKCENREDMDMFNQQISFILKSEIHPHNNFCQVAGVPYEVLQGYPLSPSSHHYIRHMLTVAHEGTLGEILAVLLPCPWTYWEIGKRILNEVNPDRSHPFYDWINFYGNRTDSITTKFCDRIDEWAKEATEREKEKMKEHFLISCQLEYMFWDMAYKLEEWPVKMEVVK; this is encoded by the coding sequence ATGAGTTTTTCAGCAGAACTAAGAAAAGAAGCAAATCCTATCTTTCATGCGATTTTCGAACATCCTTTTGTCCAAGGAATTGCCAATGGGGAATTAAAAAAGGAACAATTAATTCATTATGTTAAACAGGACTTTGAATATTTGAGTTCCTTTATCAGAATCTATGGAATAGCGGTCTCGAAGTGTGAGAATCGTGAAGATATGGATATGTTTAATCAGCAAATTTCATTTATATTAAAAAGTGAAATCCACCCGCATAATAACTTTTGTCAAGTAGCGGGAGTTCCATATGAAGTATTACAAGGGTATCCGTTATCACCATCTTCCCATCATTACATACGTCATATGCTTACAGTTGCACACGAAGGAACACTAGGGGAAATTTTAGCTGTCTTATTACCATGTCCGTGGACATATTGGGAGATTGGGAAAAGAATATTAAATGAAGTTAATCCAGACCGCTCTCATCCATTTTATGATTGGATAAATTTTTATGGGAATCGTACAGATTCGATTACAACCAAATTTTGTGACCGGATAGATGAGTGGGCAAAGGAAGCAACAGAGAGAGAAAAAGAAAAGATGAAAGAACATTTTTTAATAAGTTGTCAGCTTGAATATATGTTTTGGGATATGGCCTATAAACTCGAAGAATGGCCTGTGAAAATGGAGGTAGTTAAGTGA
- a CDS encoding MurR/RpiR family transcriptional regulator, with product MKTFLKRLSQRRDQLSQLEKQVLDYILINPNFVVQSNVNDLAKELFVSTATISRTCKQLGYEGFQDLKYTLSKYVDHDKDDENIISSNTILTQIDRVKKEMEQTLQNLNEEKIQKAAAYIKESNYVEFFGVGASLPTCVEAARKLTFSGRICSAREDWDELRCVANSLSENDLAILVSYSGETLHILEFANILKEKNVKTIAVVGRRNSRLEQEVDLTFHAHITNGYYGELDMSSRFPLSIILDFIILTYMNH from the coding sequence ATGAAAACATTCTTAAAGCGATTATCTCAACGCAGAGATCAATTAAGCCAGTTAGAGAAACAGGTATTAGACTATATTTTAATAAACCCGAATTTCGTTGTTCAGTCCAATGTGAATGATCTTGCCAAAGAATTATTTGTATCAACCGCAACGATTAGCAGAACTTGTAAACAGTTAGGCTACGAGGGATTCCAAGATTTAAAATACACGTTAAGTAAATATGTTGATCATGATAAAGATGATGAAAATATTATTTCTTCTAATACGATATTGACTCAAATAGATCGAGTAAAAAAAGAAATGGAGCAAACCTTACAGAATCTCAATGAAGAAAAGATTCAAAAAGCTGCAGCGTATATTAAAGAAAGTAATTATGTTGAGTTTTTTGGGGTTGGGGCATCACTTCCAACTTGTGTGGAAGCTGCTAGAAAGCTTACCTTTTCAGGAAGAATCTGCAGTGCACGTGAAGATTGGGATGAACTAAGATGCGTGGCCAATAGTTTATCTGAAAATGATTTAGCCATTTTAGTATCATATAGTGGAGAAACATTACATATACTAGAGTTTGCAAATATATTAAAAGAGAAGAACGTAAAGACAATAGCCGTCGTTGGCCGACGGAATAGCCGGTTGGAACAAGAAGTTGATCTCACTTTTCATGCACATATTACAAACGGATATTATGGCGAATTAGATATGAGTTCGAGATTTCCGTTAAGCATTATTTTGGATTTCATTATCCTGACGTATATGAATCATTAG